One Anabas testudineus chromosome 15, fAnaTes1.2, whole genome shotgun sequence genomic window carries:
- the msh6 gene encoding LOW QUALITY PROTEIN: DNA mismatch repair protein Msh6 (The sequence of the model RefSeq protein was modified relative to this genomic sequence to represent the inferred CDS: deleted 1 base in 1 codon): MAKQSSLFNFFTKSPPPVSKAKPSPSPTEADLPPSLEKSNTSPKEQAKQTAQQQPSKSNKRQGKGDSGVQKGGFKKLFGDKAPAAKESTSSCSFSAGALVWAKLEGHPWWPCMVVPQPLTGQQMRGRGRDQRIHVHFFDEPPTRGWVSTKYIREYQGSDSSDAKTGGVFFSGKPVIRRAMELADKVMFDSPEKRLKIPLCKDPSDDEEEDEEMELDKSTLTDEDLTDEDEQKNKEGKPSKVSRRSSRTSTEKGNKAKRRRIIVASDSDGSDEEFKPEQAASSSEDEEEEGTVSSGEEEAESTQESEAESPVKPAKRKRPAEKSANAKPKISTNPSAAPKRAPAVVTADTKSRLSVFSAPDSFESQTNGSGSGGAATIWDHEKLEWLQDGRRKDSRRRRQTEDDYDATTLYVPEDFLNRNTPGMRRWWQLKSEMFDTVIFYKVGKFYELYHMDAVIGVNELGLTFMKGNWAHSGFPEIGFARFSDVLVQKGYKVARVEQTETPDMMEARCKTMAKPTKFDRVVRREVCRIITRGTQTYSVLDGAPSECQSKFLLSLKEKAEEESSGRCRTYGVCFVDTSVGYFHVGQFPDDRHCSRLRTLIAHFAPAEVLFEKGNPSVETRKILKASLSSALQEGLNAGTQFWDAQKTLKTFSEEDYFKETAVKEQDTGNTFLPAVLKKMTSESDSLCLTPKEGYELALSALGGCISYLKKCLVDQELLSMANFEEYVPVDFEMEKAAGPASFFAQTRQRMVLDGVTMANLEIFQNGSGGTEGTLLERLDTCSTPFGKRLLKQWLCAPLCNPTSIRDRLDAVEDLMGAQAEAAEVSDHLKKLPDLERLLSKIHSIGTPLKGQDHPDSRAVLYEEVTYSKRKIADFLSALEGFKTMQEIISVLASVAGKFQSTLLCQVVSLKGEKDGLFPDLSAELKRWDTAFDHQKARTTGVITPKAGFDPEYDQALTGIKSCERELQDYLDRQKKRLGCKSMAYWGTGRNRYQMEVPDSVSERNIPEEYEVKSTKKGWKRYVTKETEQLFSELQGFEEKRDAALKDCMRRLFYNFDKNYRDWKTGVECMAVLDVLLALSRYSQGGDGPMTRPQVLLPEGNDQVAPFIELTGSRHPCVTKTFFGDDFIPNDVHIGCPGSDESDEGKGHASCVLVTGPNMGGKSTLMRQCGLVIILAQLGCYVPAESLRFTPVDRVFTRLGASDRIMAGESTFFVELSETASILHHATKHSLVLLDELGRGTATYDGTAIASAVVKELAEKICCRTLFSTHYHSLVEDYANNPAVRLGHMACMVENECEDPSQETITFLYKFITGACPKSYGFNAARLASLPEQVIQSGHKKAREFEKSTISLRLFKKLCQFADDASLDHNHFSSLVQMLSTL; encoded by the exons ATGGCGAAGCAAAGCTCTCTTTTCAATTTTTTCACCAAGTCTCCGCCGCCGGTGTCCAAGGCAAAGCCGAGTCCCTCTCCGACGGAGGCAGATTTGCCTCCTTCGTTGGAGAAGTCCAACACTTCTCCGAAAGAGCAAGCTAAACAGACGGCACAGCAGCAGCCGAGCAAGAGCAACAAACGTCAAGGCAAGGGGGACTCC GGTGTGCAAAAAGGGGGCTTCAAGAAACTGTTTGGCGACAAGGCCCCAGCTGCTAAAGAGAG cACCTCCTCATGCTCATTCAGTGCTGGTGCCCTTGTGTGGGCTAAACTGGAGGGACACCCCTGGTGGCCATGTATGGTGGTACCCCAGCCTCTGACTGGACAGCAGATGAGAGGCCGCGGTAGAGACCAGCGGATACATGTCCATTTCTTTGATGAACCTCCTACTAGAGGATGGGTCAGCACCAAATATATTCGAGAGTACCAAG GCTCTGACAGTAGTGATGCTAAAACTGGAGGGGTGTTCTTCAGCGGGAAACCTGTAATTCGTCGTGCAATGGAGCTTGCTGACAAAGTAATGTTTGACAGCCCTGAAAAAAGACTAAAGATTCCTCTCTGCAAAGATCCAtctgatgatgaagaggaagatgaagaaatgGAG cTTGACAAGTCGACATTAACTGATGAGGACCTcactgatgaagatgaacaaaaaaataaagaggggAAGCCATCCAAAGTCAGTCGGCGTTCATCCCGCACTTCAACAGAAAAGGGAAATAAAGCAAAGCGGCGTCGTATAATTGTAGCTTCAGATAGTGATGGTTCAGACGAGGAATTCAAACCAGAGCAAGCTGCGTCCAGcagtgaggatgaggaggaagaaggaacaGTGAgcagtggagaggaggaagcgGAGAGCACCCAAGAGTCTGAAGCAGAAAGCCCTGTCAAGCCTGCAAAGCGCAAACGTCCTGCAGAAAAATCTGCTAATGCAAAACCCAAGATATCAACAAACCCGTCGGCTGCACCTAAACGGGCCCCAGCAGTTGTCACAGCAGATACAAAGTCGCGTTTGTCAGTGTTCTCTGCTCCTGACAGCTTTGAGAGCCAGACAAATGGTTCAGGCAGTGGTGGAGCCGCAACAATTTGGGACCATGAGAAACTGGAGTGGCTCCAGGACGGCAGGAGGAAAGACAGTCGAAGgcggagacagacagaggatgaTTACGATGCAACCACTCTGTATGTGCCAGAAGACTTTCTAAACAGAAACACTCCTGGTATGCGTCGATGGTGGCAGCTCAAATCTGAGATGTTTGACACAGTGATTTTCTACAAGGTGGGGAAGTTCTATGAGCTCTACCACATGGATGCTGTGATTGGAGTCAATGAGCTGGGACTAACCTTCATGAAGGGGAATTGGGCGCACTCAGGCTTTCCGGAGATCGGCTTTGCACGTTTCTCAGATGTTCTGGTGCAGAAAGGCTACAAGGTGGCTCGAGTGGAACAGACAGAGACCCCAGATATGATGGAAGCACGCTGTAAGACCATGGCTAAGCCCACAAAGTTTGACCGTGTGGTGAGGAGAGAGGTGTGTAGGATAATCACACGTGGAACTCAAACCTACAGTGTGTTGGACGGTGCCCCCTCAGAGTGTCAGAGCAAGTTTCTGCTGAGTTTAAAGGAAAAAGCTGAAGAGGAAAGCTCTGGCCGTTGCCGCACCTACGGAGTCTGCTTTGTTGATACTTCAGTGGGTTATTTCCATGTAGGCCAGTTCCCAGATGATCGTCACTGCTCACGGCTGCGCACCCTGATAGCACACTTTGCCCCTGCCGAGGTGCTCTTTGAAAAGGGGAACCCATCTGTTGAAACACGCAAAATACTCAAGgcctctctgtcctctgctctgcAGGAAGGTCTGAATGCGGGAACACAGTTCTGGGATGCCCAGAAGACTCTTAAAACCTTTTCGGAAGAAGATTACTTTAAAGAGACGGCTGTCAAGGAGCAGGACACAGGGAACACGTTTCTTCCAGCTGTTCTAAAAAAGATGACCTCTGAGAGTGACTCACTGTGCCTTACTCCTAAGGAGGGCTATGAGCTGGCACTGTCAGCACTGGGTGGATGTATATCCTACCTAAAGAAATGCCTGGTAGACCAAGAGCTGCTCTCCATGGCGAATTTCGAAGAATATGTTCCTGTTGATTTTGAGATGGAGAAGGCTGCTGGACCGGCCAGTTTCTTTGCTCAGACTCGACAGCGTATGGTCCTTGATGGAGTGACTATGGCAAACCTGGAAATTTTTCAGAATGGGTCAGGAGGAACAGAAGGGACGTTGCTGGAGCGTTTAGACACCTGCTCAACTCCATTTGGCAAGAGGCTGCTGAAGCAGTGGCTTTGTGCACCTCTGTGTAACCCCACATCAATCAGAGATAGGCTGGACGCAGTGGAGGACCTGATGGGTGCTCAGGCCGAGGCTGCTGAGGTTTCAGACCACCTGAAGAAGCTCCCAGACTTGGAGCGTCTTTTGAGTAAAATCCACAGCATCGGCACTCCTCTGAAAGGGCAGGACCACCCTGACAGCAGAGCGGTTCTTTATGAGGAGGTCACCTACAGCAAGCGCAAGATTGCAGACTTTCTTTCAGCACTTGAAGGTTTCAAAACTATGCAGGAGATCATTTCTGTCCTTGCTTCAGTTGCAGGAAAATTTCAGTCAACATTGCTATGTCAAGTGGTCAGTCTAAAAGGTGAAAAGGATGGCCTCTTTCCCGACCTTTCTGCTGAACTAAAACGCTGGGACACAGCCTTCGACCACCAAAAAGCCCGCACTACTGGTGTCATAACCCCTAAAGCTGGCTTTGACCCAGAGTATGACCAAGCCCTGACTGGAATCAAGAGCTGTGAACGAGAGCTGCAAGATTACCtggacagacagaagaagagacttGGCTGTAAAAGCATGGCCTACTGGGGAACTGGACGAAACCGCTACCAGATGGAGGTGCCCGACAGCGTCTCAGAGAGGAACATTCCTGAGGAGTATGAGGTGAAGTCTACAAAGAAAGGCTGGAAGCGTTATGTGACAAAGGAGACGGAGCAGCTGTTCTCCGAGCTGCAGGGATttgaagagaagagagacgCTGCACTGAAAGACTGCATGAGAAGGCTCTTCtacaactttgacaaaaactaCAGAGACTGGAAAACTGGTGTGGAGTGCATGGCAGTCCTAG atgTGCTGCTGGCCTTGTCGCGCTACAGCCAGGGAGGAGATGGCCCAATGACCAGGCCCCAGGTGTTGCTCCCCGAGGGCAACGACCAGGTAGCACCTTTCATTGAGCTCACTGGATCCCGCCACCCGTGTGTTACCAAGACCTTTTTTGGCGATGACTTCATTCCTAACGACGTCCACATCGGCTGTCCTGGCAGCGATGAAAGCGACGAGGGAAAAGGTCACGCCTCTTGTGTCCTCGTCACAGGGCCGAACATGGGTGGAAAGTCTACTCTCATGAGACAG tgtGGACTTGTGATCATCTTAGCTCAGCTGGGTTGTTATGTTCCTGCTGAGAGCCTGCGCTTCACACCAGTGGACAGGGTCTTCACTCGGCTGGGAGCCTCGGATCGTATTATGGCTG GAGAGAGCACCTTCTTTGTGGAGCTAAGCGAAACTGCCAGCATCCTGCATCATGCCACTAAACACTCACTTGTGCTTCTGGACGAATTAG GAAGGGGCACAGCAACATATGATGGCACAGCGATTGCTAGTGCTGTTGTGAAGGAGCTTGCTGAGAAGATCTGCTGTCGCACCCTGTTTTCTACACATTACCACTCCCTGGTGGAGGACTATGCTAACAACCCTGCTGTGCGGTTGGGCCACATG GCGTGCATGGTGGAGAATGAGTGTGAGGATCCAAGTCAGGAGACGATTACATTCCTCTACAAGTTCATCACTGGTGCTTGTCCAAAGAGTTACGGCTTCAATGCTGCTCGGCTCGCCAGCCTGCCCGAGCAGGTCATCCAGTCAGGACACAAGAAGGCCAGAGAGTTTGAGAAGAGCACCATCAGCCTCAGACTCTTTAA GAAGCTGTGCCAGTTTGCTGATGATGCTTCTCTGGACCACAATCACTTTTCTTCACTTGTTCAGATGCTCAGCACCTTGTAG
- the fbxo11a gene encoding F-box only protein 11a isoform X1, with the protein MNSVRASNVSRRPRRVSRPRPVQPERNHQERDEDVHADMVAEESGPGAQNSPYQLRRKSLPKRTVCPTKTNMEGASTSTTENFGHRPKRPRVSGKCQDLPAAPAEQYLQEKLPDEVVLKIFSYLLEQDLCRAACVCKRFSELANDPILWKRLYMEVFEYTRPMMHPEAGKFYQINPEEYEQPNPWKESFQQLYKGAHVKPGFAEHFYSNPARYKGRDNMFYYDTIEDALGGGQEPHFDGLIFVHSGIYTDEWIYIESPITMIGAAPGKVDEKVIIENTRDSTFVFMEGSEDAYVGYMTIRFNPDDKSAQHHNAHHCLEITVNCSPIIDHCIIRSTCTVGSAVCVSGQGACPTIKHCNISDCENVGLYITDHAQGIYEDNEISNNALAGIWVKNHGNPIIRRNHIHHGRDVGVFTFDHGMGYFESCNIHRNRIAGFEVKAYANPTVVRCEIHHGQTGGIYVHEKGRGQFIENKIYANNFAGVWITSNSDPTIRGNAIFNGNQGGVYIFGDGRGLIEGNDIYGNALAGIQIRTNSCPIVRHNKIHDGQHGGIYVHEKGQGVIEENEVYSNTLAGVWVTTGSTPVLRRNRIHSGKQVGVYFYDNGHGVLEDNDIYNHMYSGVQIRTGSNPKIRRNKIWGGQNGGILVYNSGLGFIEDNEIFDNAMAGVWIKTDSNPTLRRNKIHDGRDGGICIFNGGRGLLEENDIFRNAQAGVLISTNSHPVLRKNRIFDGFAAGIEITNHATATLEGNQIFNNRFGGLFLASGVNVTMKDNKILNNQDAIEKAVSRGQCLYKISSYTSYPMHDFYRCHTCNTTDRNAICVNCIKKCHQGHDVEFIRHDRFFCDCGAGTLSNPCTLAGEPTHDTDTLYDSAPPIESNTLQHN; encoded by the exons ATGAACTCCGTCAGAGCAAGCAACGTTAGCAGAAGACCCAGGCGAGTGTCGAGGCCGCGCCCGGTGCAGCCGGAGAGGAACCACCAGGAAAGAG ATGAGGACGTTCATGCAGATATGGTCGCAGAAGAATCCGGTCCAGGAGCTCAGAATAGTCCCTATCAACTTAGAAGAAAGTCTCTACCCAAGAGAACAGTGTGTccgacaaagacaaacatggag GGCGCTTCCACTTCAACCACAGAAAACTTTGGACACCGACCTAAACGCCCTAGAGTTTCGGGAAAGTGTCAAGATTTACCAG cagctccagcagagcAGTATCTGCAGGAAAAGCTGCCAGATGAGGTGGTGCTAAAAATCTTCTCGTACCTGCTGGAGCAGGACTTGTGCCGGGCAGCATGTGTATGCAAGCGCTTCAGTGAACTGGCCAATGACCCCATCCTCTG GAAGAGGCTGTACATGGAAGTGTTTGAATACACGCGGCCCATGATGCACCCTGAGGCAGGGAAGTTCTACCAGATTAATCCAGAAGAATATGAACAACCAAACCCGTGGAAGGAAAGTTTTCAGCAACTG tataaaggGGCCCATGTAAAACCAGGCTTTGCAGAACACTTCTACAGTAATCCTGCCAGATACAAAGGGAGAGATAACATGTTT TACTATGACACCATTGAGGATGCTCTCGGAGGGGGTCAGGAGCCTCACTTTGACGGCCTGATATTTGTCCACTCTGGTATTTACACAGATGAGTGGATCTACATCGAGTCGCCTATCACAATGATTGGAGCCG CACCTGGAAAAGTAGATGAGAAAGTTATCATTGAGAATACTAGAGACtcaacatttgtatttatgGAAGGCTCAGAAGATGCTTACGTTGGCTACATGACAATAAGG TTCAATCCTGACGATAAATCCGCCCAGCATCACAATGCACACCACTGCTTAGAGATTACAGTCAACTGCAGCCCCATCATCGACCACTGCATCATACGCAGCACATGTACAG TGGGATCAGCTGTCTGTGTCAGTGGCCAGGGCGCATGTCCCACAATAAAACATTGCAACATCAGTGACTGTGAAAACGTTGGTCTTTACATCACTGACCATGCACAG GGAATATACGAAGACAATGAGATCTCAAACAACGCTCTGGCTGGTATCTGGGTGAAAAACCATGGAAACCCAATCATCAGGCGAAATCACATCCACCACGGCAGAGACGTGggtgtttttacatttgaccaCGGCATG GGCTACTTTGAGAGCTGTAACATCCATAGGAACCGTATAGCCGGCTTTGAGGTCAAGGCGTACGCCAATCCAACAGTGGTTCGTTGTGAGATCCATCATGGTCAAACGGGGGGAATCTACGTGCATGAAAAAGGCCGTGGCCAATTCATAGAAAACAAGATCTATGCAAATAATTTTGCTGGTGTGTGGATCACGTCTAACAGTGACCCTACAATAAG GGGCAACGCCATTTTTAATGGCAACCAAGGTGGTGTTTATATTTTTGGCGATGGCCGAGGCCTCATTGAAGGGAACGACATCTACGGTAATGCCCTGGCAGGAATCCAGATCAGGACGAACAGCTGTCCTATTGTCAGACACAACAAGATCCATGACGGCCAGCATGGCGGCATATACGTG CATGAAAAAGGACAAGGAGTTATAGAGGAGAATGAGGTGTACAGCAACACCCTGGCAGGAGTGTGGGTAACAACAGGAAGTACCCCGGTACTGAGGAGGAACAGGATACACAGCGGGAAGCAG gtTGGGGTCTACTTCTATGACAATGGCCACGGTGTGCTGGAAGACAATGACATCTACAATCACATGTACTCTGGAGTTCAAATTAG GACTGGCAGCAATCCCAAGATCAGGCGAAACAAAATCTGGGGAGGCCAGAATGGAGGGATTTTGGTTTACAACTCTG GCTTAGGCTTTATCGAGGACAATGAAATCTTTGACAATGCCATGGCAGGAGTGTGGATCAAGACGGACAGCAACCCCACCCTACGCAGGAATAAGATCCATGACGGGAGAGATGGTGGGATCTGTATATTCAATGGAGGAAGAG GTTTGTTAGAGGAAAATGACATCTTCAGAAATGCTCAAGCAGGAGTCCTCATTAGCACCAACAGCCACCCTGTGCTGCGGAAAAACAGAATATTTGACGGCTTCGCTGCAG GTATTGAGATCACCAATCACGCCACAGCAACACTAGAGGGCAATCAGATCTTCAACAATCGCTTTGGAGGATTGTTTCTTGCATCTGGTGTCAATGTTACAATGAAAG ataataaaatattgaacaatCAAGATGCCATTGAAAAGGCTGTGAGCAGAGGTCAGTGCCTGTACAAGATTTCAAGTTACACCAGCTACCCAATGCACGATTTTTACAG GTGTCACACCTGTAACACAACAGACCGCAATGCCATCTGTGTGAACTGCATCAAGAAGTGTCACCAAGGACATGATGTGGAGTTCATCAGACATGATAG ATTCTTCTGTGACTGTGGTGCAGGGACGCTGTCAAATCCTTGCACGTTAGCCGGAGAGCCGACtcatgacacagacacactgtatgATTCAGCTCCTCCTATAGAATCCAATACACTGCAGCACAACTGA
- the fbxo11a gene encoding F-box only protein 11a isoform X2, translated as MNSVRASNVSRRPRRVSRPRPVQPERNHQERDEDVHADMVAEESGPGAQNSPYQLRRKSLPKRTVCPTKTNMEGASTSTTENFGHRPKRPRVSGKCQDLPAPAEQYLQEKLPDEVVLKIFSYLLEQDLCRAACVCKRFSELANDPILWKRLYMEVFEYTRPMMHPEAGKFYQINPEEYEQPNPWKESFQQLYKGAHVKPGFAEHFYSNPARYKGRDNMFYYDTIEDALGGGQEPHFDGLIFVHSGIYTDEWIYIESPITMIGAAPGKVDEKVIIENTRDSTFVFMEGSEDAYVGYMTIRFNPDDKSAQHHNAHHCLEITVNCSPIIDHCIIRSTCTVGSAVCVSGQGACPTIKHCNISDCENVGLYITDHAQGIYEDNEISNNALAGIWVKNHGNPIIRRNHIHHGRDVGVFTFDHGMGYFESCNIHRNRIAGFEVKAYANPTVVRCEIHHGQTGGIYVHEKGRGQFIENKIYANNFAGVWITSNSDPTIRGNAIFNGNQGGVYIFGDGRGLIEGNDIYGNALAGIQIRTNSCPIVRHNKIHDGQHGGIYVHEKGQGVIEENEVYSNTLAGVWVTTGSTPVLRRNRIHSGKQVGVYFYDNGHGVLEDNDIYNHMYSGVQIRTGSNPKIRRNKIWGGQNGGILVYNSGLGFIEDNEIFDNAMAGVWIKTDSNPTLRRNKIHDGRDGGICIFNGGRGLLEENDIFRNAQAGVLISTNSHPVLRKNRIFDGFAAGIEITNHATATLEGNQIFNNRFGGLFLASGVNVTMKDNKILNNQDAIEKAVSRGQCLYKISSYTSYPMHDFYRCHTCNTTDRNAICVNCIKKCHQGHDVEFIRHDRFFCDCGAGTLSNPCTLAGEPTHDTDTLYDSAPPIESNTLQHN; from the exons ATGAACTCCGTCAGAGCAAGCAACGTTAGCAGAAGACCCAGGCGAGTGTCGAGGCCGCGCCCGGTGCAGCCGGAGAGGAACCACCAGGAAAGAG ATGAGGACGTTCATGCAGATATGGTCGCAGAAGAATCCGGTCCAGGAGCTCAGAATAGTCCCTATCAACTTAGAAGAAAGTCTCTACCCAAGAGAACAGTGTGTccgacaaagacaaacatggag GGCGCTTCCACTTCAACCACAGAAAACTTTGGACACCGACCTAAACGCCCTAGAGTTTCGGGAAAGTGTCAAGATTTACCAG ctccagcagagcAGTATCTGCAGGAAAAGCTGCCAGATGAGGTGGTGCTAAAAATCTTCTCGTACCTGCTGGAGCAGGACTTGTGCCGGGCAGCATGTGTATGCAAGCGCTTCAGTGAACTGGCCAATGACCCCATCCTCTG GAAGAGGCTGTACATGGAAGTGTTTGAATACACGCGGCCCATGATGCACCCTGAGGCAGGGAAGTTCTACCAGATTAATCCAGAAGAATATGAACAACCAAACCCGTGGAAGGAAAGTTTTCAGCAACTG tataaaggGGCCCATGTAAAACCAGGCTTTGCAGAACACTTCTACAGTAATCCTGCCAGATACAAAGGGAGAGATAACATGTTT TACTATGACACCATTGAGGATGCTCTCGGAGGGGGTCAGGAGCCTCACTTTGACGGCCTGATATTTGTCCACTCTGGTATTTACACAGATGAGTGGATCTACATCGAGTCGCCTATCACAATGATTGGAGCCG CACCTGGAAAAGTAGATGAGAAAGTTATCATTGAGAATACTAGAGACtcaacatttgtatttatgGAAGGCTCAGAAGATGCTTACGTTGGCTACATGACAATAAGG TTCAATCCTGACGATAAATCCGCCCAGCATCACAATGCACACCACTGCTTAGAGATTACAGTCAACTGCAGCCCCATCATCGACCACTGCATCATACGCAGCACATGTACAG TGGGATCAGCTGTCTGTGTCAGTGGCCAGGGCGCATGTCCCACAATAAAACATTGCAACATCAGTGACTGTGAAAACGTTGGTCTTTACATCACTGACCATGCACAG GGAATATACGAAGACAATGAGATCTCAAACAACGCTCTGGCTGGTATCTGGGTGAAAAACCATGGAAACCCAATCATCAGGCGAAATCACATCCACCACGGCAGAGACGTGggtgtttttacatttgaccaCGGCATG GGCTACTTTGAGAGCTGTAACATCCATAGGAACCGTATAGCCGGCTTTGAGGTCAAGGCGTACGCCAATCCAACAGTGGTTCGTTGTGAGATCCATCATGGTCAAACGGGGGGAATCTACGTGCATGAAAAAGGCCGTGGCCAATTCATAGAAAACAAGATCTATGCAAATAATTTTGCTGGTGTGTGGATCACGTCTAACAGTGACCCTACAATAAG GGGCAACGCCATTTTTAATGGCAACCAAGGTGGTGTTTATATTTTTGGCGATGGCCGAGGCCTCATTGAAGGGAACGACATCTACGGTAATGCCCTGGCAGGAATCCAGATCAGGACGAACAGCTGTCCTATTGTCAGACACAACAAGATCCATGACGGCCAGCATGGCGGCATATACGTG CATGAAAAAGGACAAGGAGTTATAGAGGAGAATGAGGTGTACAGCAACACCCTGGCAGGAGTGTGGGTAACAACAGGAAGTACCCCGGTACTGAGGAGGAACAGGATACACAGCGGGAAGCAG gtTGGGGTCTACTTCTATGACAATGGCCACGGTGTGCTGGAAGACAATGACATCTACAATCACATGTACTCTGGAGTTCAAATTAG GACTGGCAGCAATCCCAAGATCAGGCGAAACAAAATCTGGGGAGGCCAGAATGGAGGGATTTTGGTTTACAACTCTG GCTTAGGCTTTATCGAGGACAATGAAATCTTTGACAATGCCATGGCAGGAGTGTGGATCAAGACGGACAGCAACCCCACCCTACGCAGGAATAAGATCCATGACGGGAGAGATGGTGGGATCTGTATATTCAATGGAGGAAGAG GTTTGTTAGAGGAAAATGACATCTTCAGAAATGCTCAAGCAGGAGTCCTCATTAGCACCAACAGCCACCCTGTGCTGCGGAAAAACAGAATATTTGACGGCTTCGCTGCAG GTATTGAGATCACCAATCACGCCACAGCAACACTAGAGGGCAATCAGATCTTCAACAATCGCTTTGGAGGATTGTTTCTTGCATCTGGTGTCAATGTTACAATGAAAG ataataaaatattgaacaatCAAGATGCCATTGAAAAGGCTGTGAGCAGAGGTCAGTGCCTGTACAAGATTTCAAGTTACACCAGCTACCCAATGCACGATTTTTACAG GTGTCACACCTGTAACACAACAGACCGCAATGCCATCTGTGTGAACTGCATCAAGAAGTGTCACCAAGGACATGATGTGGAGTTCATCAGACATGATAG ATTCTTCTGTGACTGTGGTGCAGGGACGCTGTCAAATCCTTGCACGTTAGCCGGAGAGCCGACtcatgacacagacacactgtatgATTCAGCTCCTCCTATAGAATCCAATACACTGCAGCACAACTGA